A portion of the Parasedimentitalea marina genome contains these proteins:
- a CDS encoding uracil-xanthine permease family protein translates to MTTGSIGTPQQLRDPNYTPALSQAIPLGIQHVLAMFVSNVTPAIIVAGAAGFGFGSDAGAMGFPDMTYMIQMSMLFAGVATLLQTITLGPVGAALPIVQGTSFAFLPIMIPLVAGKGVDALGALYGGVIIGGLFHALLGTFIGKIRFALPPLVTGLVVMMIGLMLVKVGIQYAAGGVPAKMSGAPEYGSLLNWSAALVVIIVTLGLKFFARGMLAISAVLVGLGVGYLYALMMGMVTVQGISDNWRFAKSFALPEFFKYGFELSAAAVIGFCLMAFVSAVETVGDVSGITKGGAGREATDNEITGATYADGVGTAIAGFFGGMPNTSFSQNVGLIAMTGVMSRHVVTIGAIFLIICGLIPKIGAIIRTIPIEVLGGGVIVMFGMVVAAGISMLSDVAWNRRNMVIFAISLSIGLGLQLEPGAVQHLPDTLRILMTSGLLPAALLAMVLNLVLPQELADESIDEVSGGHAGHGEGSLPHD, encoded by the coding sequence ATGACCACTGGAAGCATCGGGACACCGCAGCAGTTGCGCGATCCCAATTATACGCCGGCCCTGTCGCAGGCGATCCCGCTGGGGATACAGCATGTGCTGGCGATGTTTGTATCAAACGTCACGCCGGCCATCATCGTGGCAGGCGCAGCCGGGTTTGGATTTGGCTCGGATGCGGGGGCTATGGGCTTTCCGGATATGACCTACATGATCCAGATGTCGATGCTGTTTGCCGGCGTTGCGACACTGTTGCAGACAATAACACTGGGCCCGGTTGGGGCAGCGCTGCCAATCGTCCAGGGGACAAGCTTTGCGTTTTTGCCGATCATGATCCCATTGGTGGCGGGTAAAGGCGTTGATGCGCTTGGCGCGCTGTATGGCGGGGTGATTATCGGTGGCCTGTTCCATGCGCTATTGGGGACGTTCATCGGTAAAATTCGCTTTGCATTGCCGCCCTTGGTGACTGGCTTGGTGGTCATGATGATTGGGTTGATGCTGGTGAAGGTCGGCATCCAATATGCGGCCGGCGGTGTTCCGGCCAAGATGTCTGGCGCGCCGGAATACGGATCGTTGCTCAATTGGTCAGCCGCGCTGGTTGTGATCATTGTGACCCTAGGGTTGAAGTTCTTCGCTCGTGGGATGCTGGCGATTTCGGCGGTGCTGGTCGGTCTGGGGGTCGGTTATCTCTATGCCTTGATGATGGGCATGGTGACCGTCCAAGGCATCAGCGACAACTGGCGCTTTGCCAAGAGCTTTGCCCTGCCTGAGTTCTTCAAATACGGGTTCGAGCTAAGTGCGGCGGCGGTTATCGGTTTCTGCCTGATGGCCTTTGTTTCTGCGGTTGAAACCGTTGGCGATGTCAGCGGTATCACCAAGGGCGGTGCCGGACGTGAAGCCACAGACAATGAAATCACCGGAGCAACATACGCCGATGGTGTTGGGACGGCCATTGCCGGGTTTTTCGGAGGGATGCCAAATACCTCGTTCAGCCAGAATGTCGGGCTGATCGCGATGACCGGCGTTATGAGCCGCCATGTGGTGACCATTGGCGCAATTTTTCTGATCATCTGCGGGTTGATTCCCAAAATCGGGGCGATCATACGTACCATCCCGATCGAGGTCCTCGGTGGCGGTGTCATCGTTATGTTCGGCATGGTTGTTGCCGCCGGTATTTCGATGTTGTCGGATGTAGCCTGGAACCGTCGCAATATGGTGATTTTTGCCATTTCGCTGTCCATCGGTTTGGGACTGCAGCTTGAGCCCGGCGCGGTGCAGCACCTTCCGGATACTTTGCGGATTCTGATGACTTCGGGGCTGTTGCCTGCCGCGCTGCTGGCGATGGTGTTGAATCTGGTCTTGCCACAGGAGTTGGCAGATGAATCTATCGACGAGGTTTCGGGTGGACATGCGGGCCACGGTGAAGGTTCGTTGCCGCACGACTAA
- a CDS encoding IclR family transcriptional regulator — translation MPSKEQDRNISSSFAKGLAVLAVFDAASPSMSLAEIARRTGQDRATARRGALTLVQAGYLRQDGRMLSLTPRVLELAGGFLQANQFGLRVQPVLDHHATSLGAEMTLAMLDNDQVLLLAQSTVDHGPVTYGFTAGARIPLLHTSLGRMLLACLPSDQANDLVQRNHIPGHTEQSIQDPGRIIERIDQARQDGLVVTDGEFETGIIGYAVAASRPGDTPVVVGSTAPRGLGVQHRPENILRELQLCAAELRQTKAIEGL, via the coding sequence ATGCCTAGCAAAGAGCAAGACCGTAATATTTCATCCAGTTTTGCTAAGGGCTTGGCAGTATTGGCCGTATTTGACGCCGCTAGCCCAAGCATGAGCCTGGCGGAAATTGCCCGCCGGACAGGACAGGATCGGGCCACTGCGCGGCGCGGCGCCCTAACTTTGGTTCAGGCCGGGTATCTACGTCAGGACGGGCGTATGCTGTCACTGACACCCAGAGTATTGGAACTGGCCGGAGGTTTCTTGCAGGCAAATCAATTTGGCCTGCGGGTGCAACCTGTGCTGGATCACCACGCCACCAGTCTTGGCGCTGAAATGACGCTGGCGATGCTGGACAATGATCAGGTGCTCTTGCTGGCACAATCAACCGTAGATCACGGCCCGGTGACCTATGGGTTCACTGCAGGCGCCCGTATTCCGCTACTCCATACCAGTCTGGGTAGAATGTTGCTGGCCTGCCTGCCATCGGATCAGGCAAATGATCTTGTGCAGAGAAACCATATCCCCGGTCACACAGAGCAATCGATCCAAGATCCCGGCAGAATCATCGAACGCATTGATCAGGCCCGACAGGACGGACTGGTTGTTACGGACGGGGAATTTGAAACCGGTATCATTGGATATGCAGTTGCGGCCTCGCGGCCTGGTGACACGCCAGTGGTTGTCGGCAGCACCGCCCCACGGGGGTTAGGCGTGCAGCATCGACCAGAAAATATCCTGCGTGAGCTTCAACTATGCGCTGCGGAACTGCGCCAGACGAAAGCAATCGAAGGTCTCTAG
- a CDS encoding type I glyceraldehyde-3-phosphate dehydrogenase, producing the protein MKIAINGFGRIGRAILRQLLTTPRGAGIEVVLINDIAPLDMCAYLFQYDSTFGPFPHPVEMGDTTLNVMGRSIPVSQFSDLTQADLSGVDVVLECTGIARTSGVAERGLAAGARKVLISGPSPAAEQTVVLGANDAALEGTRIVSNASCTTNALAPLIKLVDQVAGIKTAHMTTIHCYTNSQPMVDAPRGDFARSRGGALSMVPTSTSATDLIDTVLPHLAGRISGASVRVPSASVSAVDLVVQLSQPTDEETILTTLKESVASSSVLGWTEMPLVSSDLRARPESLIIAAPETRMVGDQQLRLFGWYDNEWGFSARMLDVARRMAAT; encoded by the coding sequence ATGAAAATTGCAATAAACGGATTTGGCCGTATCGGCCGCGCGATCCTGCGCCAGCTTCTGACCACGCCACGCGGTGCCGGAATAGAGGTGGTGTTGATCAACGACATCGCCCCCTTGGACATGTGCGCCTATTTGTTCCAATACGACAGCACCTTTGGCCCCTTCCCCCATCCAGTGGAAATGGGCGACACCACACTGAACGTGATGGGGCGTTCAATCCCTGTCAGCCAGTTTTCTGACCTGACCCAGGCCGATCTGAGTGGCGTTGATGTGGTGTTGGAATGCACCGGCATTGCCCGCACTTCGGGCGTAGCCGAGCGCGGCCTGGCAGCGGGGGCACGTAAGGTATTGATCTCAGGTCCCTCGCCCGCTGCCGAGCAAACGGTGGTGCTGGGCGCCAATGATGCTGCGCTTGAGGGCACGCGTATTGTCTCTAACGCCTCTTGCACCACCAATGCGCTGGCACCGCTGATCAAGCTGGTGGATCAGGTTGCCGGCATTAAGACCGCTCATATGACCACCATCCACTGCTACACAAATTCGCAGCCCATGGTGGACGCTCCGCGTGGCGACTTTGCGCGCTCCCGCGGTGGCGCGTTATCGATGGTTCCGACCTCTACATCGGCGACTGACCTGATCGACACTGTTCTGCCACATCTGGCCGGCCGTATCAGCGGCGCATCCGTGCGCGTTCCCAGCGCCAGCGTGTCAGCCGTGGATCTGGTGGTGCAGCTATCGCAACCCACTGACGAAGAAACTATTCTCACCACATTGAAAGAGAGCGTAGCCAGCTCTTCCGTTTTGGGTTGGACCGAGATGCCACTGGTATCGTCTGATCTACGCGCCAGACCTGAATCCCTGATCATTGCGGCGCCAGAAACCCGCATGGTGGGCGACCAACAGCTGCGTTTGTTTGGATGGTATGACAATGAATGGGGTTTCTCTGCACGTATGCTGGATGTTGCACGGCGAATGGCCGCTACTTAG
- a CDS encoding ureidoglycolate lyase yields MKTLFTQPLIAESFAAFGDVLELKSAPDKLINQGLCGRHHDLANLEFSGGSAGISLFDAEPRSLPYKLEMVERHPDGSQAFIPMSQTSFLVIVAVDDGGKPGIPLAFETVPGQAINLHRGTWHGVLTPLHAPGLFAVVDRIGPGLNLEEHWFETPFTVSRD; encoded by the coding sequence ATGAAAACACTATTTACCCAACCGTTGATCGCCGAGAGCTTTGCCGCTTTTGGCGACGTGTTAGAGTTAAAGTCAGCGCCTGACAAACTGATCAATCAGGGCCTTTGTGGGCGCCACCACGACTTGGCGAACTTAGAGTTCTCAGGCGGGAGTGCCGGAATTTCACTGTTTGATGCCGAGCCCCGCAGCCTGCCGTACAAACTGGAGATGGTTGAACGGCACCCTGATGGCAGTCAGGCGTTTATTCCGATGTCGCAGACAAGCTTTCTGGTCATTGTTGCTGTCGACGACGGCGGCAAACCGGGTATACCACTGGCCTTTGAAACTGTCCCAGGACAGGCCATCAACCTGCATCGCGGTACTTGGCATGGGGTACTGACGCCACTGCATGCACCAGGCCTGTTTGCCGTCGTTGACCGCATCGGCCCGGGCCTTAACCTTGAGGAACACTGGTTCGAAACACCATTTACCGTATCACGCGATTAA
- the uraH gene encoding hydroxyisourate hydrolase has translation MTGYLTTHVLDTAQGCPAAGLNITLYRIDGATRTQLAELQTNADGRTDTPILPQEGFAIGTYELVFEAGDYLRAGDQTLPEPLFLDQVPIRFGISDADAHYHVPLLLSAFGFSTYRGS, from the coding sequence ATGACCGGTTATCTGACGACTCACGTTCTGGATACGGCCCAAGGCTGCCCGGCAGCAGGGCTGAACATCACGCTCTATCGCATTGACGGCGCGACCCGCACCCAGCTGGCAGAGCTACAAACCAATGCCGACGGGCGCACGGACACACCAATCCTGCCGCAAGAAGGCTTTGCCATCGGTACCTATGAGCTGGTTTTCGAGGCCGGAGACTATTTGCGCGCTGGTGATCAGACCTTGCCCGAGCCGCTGTTTCTGGATCAGGTCCCCATCCGTTTTGGCATCAGCGATGCCGACGCCCATTACCACGTACCGTTGCTACTGTCGGCCTTTGGCTTTTCCACCTACCGCGGCAGCTGA
- a CDS encoding DUF1761 domain-containing protein codes for MAELFQGVSWIGVFSGTIAAFLLGWLWYSPKLFGTKWADGVGVSMGSADEMPKAAMMFQILGLFLVSWLVGVTAVSNALLTIILAVVAFSVMGYAGGLFRKNSAYARGVDAGYWVASVVVMVVFQGIF; via the coding sequence ATGGCAGAACTTTTTCAGGGTGTTAGTTGGATCGGAGTTTTTTCAGGGACTATTGCGGCGTTCCTGCTGGGTTGGCTTTGGTACTCGCCCAAGCTGTTTGGCACAAAATGGGCTGACGGTGTCGGGGTTTCAATGGGGTCGGCTGATGAGATGCCCAAGGCGGCCATGATGTTTCAGATACTGGGCCTGTTTCTGGTCAGTTGGCTGGTCGGCGTTACCGCCGTGTCGAATGCGTTGCTTACTATTATTCTGGCAGTGGTTGCGTTTTCCGTCATGGGCTACGCTGGCGGGTTGTTTCGAAAGAACAGTGCCTATGCGCGGGGAGTTGATGCAGGTTATTGGGTGGCCAGTGTCGTGGTTATGGTGGTTTTTCAGGGCATTTTCTGA
- the puuE gene encoding allantoinase PuuE, translating to MTRYPRDMIGYGATPPNAQWPGGAKVAVQFVLNFEEGGENNVLHGDAASEAFLSDIPGAAPWQGQRHWNMESIYEYGARAGFWRLHRLFTGADVPVTIYGVATALARCPDQLAAMKSADWEIASHGLKWVEHKDMAQDEERAAIAEAIRLHTEVVGTRPTGWYTGRCSANTVRLVSEEGGFDYISDTYDDDLPHWREEGERDQLIIPYTLEANDMRFATAPGYTTGEQFFSYLKDAFDVLYAEGEAGAAKMMSIGLHCRLIGRPGKIAGLKRFIDYIQGFDDVWCPRRIDVAKHWAATHPHQRFERPSQMDLQTFVDKYGSIFEHSPWIAERAFELELGPAHDTAGGLHNALARMFRSASADERLGVLTAHPDLAGKLAAAGRLTAESTGEQAAAGLDLLTDDERTSFTRLNGQYVERYGFPFIIAVRDYDKASILAAFHTRINNSREQEFSEACKQVERIAEFRLRDILPS from the coding sequence ATGACCAGATATCCACGTGACATGATTGGATATGGTGCTACGCCGCCGAACGCCCAGTGGCCCGGTGGGGCCAAAGTGGCCGTGCAATTTGTACTGAACTTCGAAGAAGGCGGCGAGAACAACGTCCTGCATGGCGATGCGGCCTCCGAGGCCTTTTTGTCAGATATTCCCGGCGCAGCGCCTTGGCAGGGGCAGCGGCACTGGAACATGGAATCGATCTATGAATATGGCGCTCGGGCCGGGTTCTGGCGCTTGCACCGGTTATTCACCGGGGCGGACGTACCCGTTACTATTTATGGTGTCGCCACAGCGCTGGCACGTTGCCCCGATCAACTGGCGGCAATGAAATCCGCAGATTGGGAGATCGCCAGCCATGGGTTGAAATGGGTCGAACACAAAGACATGGCGCAGGATGAGGAACGCGCCGCGATTGCCGAGGCGATCCGCCTGCATACCGAAGTGGTCGGCACGCGTCCAACGGGCTGGTACACTGGACGTTGCAGTGCCAATACAGTGCGGTTGGTCAGCGAAGAGGGCGGGTTTGACTATATCTCGGATACTTATGATGATGATCTGCCCCATTGGCGCGAAGAGGGCGAACGCGATCAGCTGATTATTCCCTATACGCTGGAAGCCAATGACATGCGGTTTGCCACAGCCCCTGGTTACACCACCGGCGAACAGTTTTTCTCATATCTGAAAGACGCTTTTGATGTGCTCTACGCTGAGGGCGAGGCAGGAGCGGCCAAGATGATGTCAATCGGGCTGCATTGCCGGTTGATTGGTCGGCCGGGCAAGATTGCCGGCTTGAAACGGTTCATTGACTATATCCAGGGGTTTGATGATGTCTGGTGTCCACGCCGCATCGATGTGGCCAAGCATTGGGCAGCGACCCACCCGCATCAGCGGTTTGAGCGGCCCAGTCAAATGGATCTGCAGACATTCGTCGACAAATACGGATCGATTTTTGAGCATTCGCCCTGGATTGCCGAGCGTGCGTTTGAACTAGAGCTGGGCCCGGCGCATGACACTGCCGGCGGGCTGCACAATGCCTTGGCGCGGATGTTCCGTTCGGCCAGTGCAGACGAGCGGCTGGGCGTGCTGACGGCGCACCCGGATCTGGCTGGCAAGCTCGCCGCGGCAGGACGGCTAACAGCCGAAAGCACCGGCGAGCAGGCAGCGGCGGGTTTGGATTTGCTGACTGATGACGAACGCACGAGCTTCACCCGATTGAATGGACAATACGTCGAAAGATACGGGTTTCCCTTTATCATTGCGGTGCGCGATTACGACAAGGCCAGCATATTGGCAGCGTTCCACACCCGTATCAATAACAGCCGCGAACAAGAATTCTCCGAGGCCTGCAAGCAGGTAGAGCGGATTGCCGAGTTTCGGTTACGGGATATCCTGCCATCATGA
- a CDS encoding Rieske 2Fe-2S domain-containing protein codes for MISQQMNDSLTQVSQGTDAGEVLRRYWQPAALLDELEQARPVVPVKLLGEDLVLFRNGEGDLGLIGRHCPHRGADLCYGRLEDNGLRCPFHGWHFDRSGQCVEQPGEPEDSRMHEHIKSVSYPVVEKNGIIWAYMGPGTPPAFPNFDCFRAPGTHVFAFKGHWQCNWLQAMEIGIDPAHASFLHRFLQDAEETEDGYGKQFRDSAADTGIPMTKLLRDYPRPEISVEETNYGLRLTALRHLDNGQTHVRVTNQIFPQSIGIPMSRNMTITQWHVPTDDENCYWYTMFTSFTDPVDRDLMRDQRLKEHSLPGYMPLKNASNNYGYDSAEQASETYTGMGLDINVHDQWAVESMGAIQDRTQEHLGKTDVGIIRYRRMLRAAIEAVKEGREEALPMHNALDLTTLFGPVSNDAIAKDGNWSKASADSDTARRSACPWDASV; via the coding sequence ATGATCAGCCAGCAGATGAACGATAGCCTTACGCAAGTGAGCCAGGGAACCGACGCCGGAGAGGTCTTGCGGCGCTATTGGCAGCCAGCGGCCTTGCTGGATGAGCTGGAGCAAGCCCGCCCGGTGGTCCCGGTGAAGCTACTGGGCGAAGATCTGGTGTTGTTTCGCAATGGCGAGGGTGATCTGGGCTTGATCGGCCGTCATTGTCCACATCGTGGTGCAGATTTGTGTTATGGACGGCTAGAGGACAACGGGCTGCGCTGTCCGTTCCATGGTTGGCATTTTGATCGTTCCGGTCAATGTGTTGAACAACCCGGAGAGCCCGAAGACAGCCGTATGCATGAGCATATTAAATCGGTGTCCTATCCGGTGGTTGAGAAGAACGGCATTATATGGGCCTATATGGGCCCCGGGACTCCGCCAGCTTTTCCAAATTTTGACTGCTTTCGTGCCCCCGGCACCCATGTATTTGCCTTCAAAGGCCACTGGCAATGCAACTGGTTGCAGGCAATGGAGATTGGCATTGATCCGGCCCATGCTTCGTTCCTGCATCGGTTTTTGCAAGATGCAGAAGAGACTGAGGACGGTTACGGCAAGCAGTTTCGCGACTCGGCGGCGGATACCGGCATTCCGATGACCAAACTGCTGCGCGACTATCCGCGTCCTGAAATCAGCGTGGAGGAGACCAATTATGGCCTGCGGTTGACCGCTCTGCGGCACCTGGACAATGGTCAGACCCATGTGCGTGTCACCAACCAGATCTTTCCACAATCGATCGGTATTCCGATGTCGCGGAACATGACCATCACCCAGTGGCATGTGCCAACAGATGATGAAAATTGCTATTGGTATACAATGTTCACCAGCTTTACCGACCCTGTGGATCGGGACTTGATGCGTGATCAGAGACTGAAAGAACATAGCCTGCCGGGCTATATGCCTTTGAAAAATGCCTCGAACAATTATGGCTATGACTCTGCCGAACAGGCCAGTGAGACCTATACGGGGATGGGGCTGGATATCAACGTGCACGATCAGTGGGCTGTCGAGAGCATGGGGGCGATACAGGATCGAACCCAAGAGCACCTGGGCAAAACCGATGTGGGGATCATTCGCTATCGCCGGATGCTGCGCGCCGCCATTGAAGCTGTCAAAGAGGGCCGCGAAGAGGCACTGCCAATGCATAATGCTCTGGACCTTACGACCTTGTTTGGCCCAGTGTCCAATGATGCTATTGCCAAGGACGGCAACTGGAGCAAGGCCTCGGCAGACTCTGATACTGCGCGACGTTCGGCTTGCCCATGGGATGCGTCTGTCTAA
- a CDS encoding bifunctional allantoicase/(S)-ureidoglycine aminohydrolase, with amino-acid sequence MAQPNYHTPQGGHPGQDQLLTDRAMFTDAYAVIPKGTMRDIVTSFLPGWDGMRMWVIARPLSGFAETFSQYIVELQPGGGSDSPESDATAQAGLFVTQGSLQLTIDGTSHTLVPGAFAYLPAGGDWSIRNAGTDLASFHWIRKQWQSAPGVQKPTAYVLNEQDIAPNVMPDTEGRWATTRFMDPEDMSHDMHVTIVTFEPGGVIPFLETHVMEHGLFVLEGKAVYKLNQDWVEVEAGDFMWLRAFCPQACYAGGPGRFRYLLYKDVNRHMPLG; translated from the coding sequence ATGGCACAGCCCAACTATCACACGCCTCAGGGTGGCCATCCGGGACAAGACCAGCTGCTAACCGACCGCGCCATGTTCACCGATGCCTATGCAGTGATTCCAAAAGGAACCATGCGCGACATCGTGACCTCGTTCCTGCCCGGTTGGGATGGCATGCGCATGTGGGTCATAGCCCGCCCCCTCAGCGGCTTTGCCGAGACTTTTTCACAGTATATTGTTGAACTGCAACCGGGTGGCGGTTCGGACAGTCCCGAGAGCGATGCAACCGCACAGGCCGGACTGTTTGTGACCCAAGGCAGCCTGCAGCTGACCATTGATGGTACGTCCCATACACTGGTGCCCGGCGCCTTCGCCTACCTTCCCGCAGGCGGGGATTGGTCTATCCGCAACGCGGGCACTGACCTGGCCTCCTTTCACTGGATCCGCAAACAATGGCAATCGGCCCCTGGGGTACAAAAGCCAACCGCCTATGTGCTGAATGAGCAGGATATCGCACCCAATGTGATGCCCGACACCGAAGGCCGCTGGGCCACCACCCGGTTCATGGATCCTGAAGATATGAGCCACGACATGCACGTCACCATAGTCACCTTTGAACCCGGTGGTGTGATCCCGTTCCTTGAAACCCACGTGATGGAACACGGGCTGTTCGTTCTTGAAGGCAAAGCCGTCTACAAGTTGAACCAAGATTGGGTCGAGGTCGAGGCCGGCGACTTCATGTGGCTGCGTGCCTTTTGCCCACAGGCCTGTTACGCAGGCGGTCCGGGCCGGTTCCGATATCTGCTGTACAAAGACGTCAATCGCCATATGCCACTCGGTTGA
- a CDS encoding urate hydroxylase PuuD: MFELLMMWDWLSFALRWLHVITAIAWIGSSFYFIALDLGLRKAADLPAGAHGEEWQVHGGGFYHVRKYLVAPSEMPEHLTWFKWESYSTWLSGAALLMVVYWAGGELFLIDQSKADLTLWQGIAISAASLSVGWLIYDQLCKSGLAERPTLLMVLLFVLLVVMGWGLNQVFTGRAMMLHLGAFTATIMTANVFFIIMPNQRIVVADLQAGRTPDSKYGKIAKLRSTHNNYLTLPVIFLMLSNHYPLAFASQYNWLIAALVFLMGVTIRHYFNTCHARQGNPTWTWLVTALLFLGIIILSTFGLENEGDAEDQAALRGTALVMAQTEGFEEVHELVLGRCSMCHAREPFWDGIRRAPKGILLETEADVARQADAIYLHAGVTDAMPPANVTFMEPEDRAAIRRWFRAAQM; the protein is encoded by the coding sequence ATGTTTGAACTTTTAATGATGTGGGATTGGTTGAGCTTTGCTCTGCGCTGGCTGCATGTGATCACCGCCATTGCCTGGATAGGTTCCTCGTTTTATTTCATTGCCTTAGACCTTGGTCTACGCAAGGCTGCCGACCTGCCTGCAGGGGCCCATGGGGAAGAATGGCAAGTGCATGGCGGTGGATTTTACCACGTCCGAAAATATTTGGTCGCACCGTCCGAAATGCCCGAGCACCTGACTTGGTTCAAATGGGAGAGCTATTCGACCTGGCTTAGCGGCGCGGCCTTGCTGATGGTGGTCTATTGGGCCGGCGGAGAACTGTTCCTGATTGATCAGTCCAAGGCGGATCTAACACTGTGGCAAGGTATTGCGATCTCGGCGGCCTCGTTGTCGGTGGGCTGGCTGATCTATGATCAACTGTGCAAATCCGGTCTGGCCGAGCGTCCGACCCTGTTGATGGTACTGCTGTTTGTGCTGTTGGTGGTGATGGGCTGGGGCTTGAACCAGGTGTTCACCGGTCGCGCCATGATGCTGCATTTGGGGGCCTTCACCGCCACCATTATGACCGCCAATGTGTTCTTCATCATCATGCCAAACCAGCGCATCGTGGTGGCAGATCTACAGGCGGGGCGCACGCCTGACAGTAAATACGGCAAAATCGCCAAGCTACGTTCGACCCATAACAACTACCTGACCCTGCCGGTTATCTTCCTGATGCTGTCGAACCACTATCCTCTGGCCTTTGCCAGCCAGTACAACTGGCTGATCGCGGCGCTGGTGTTCTTGATGGGGGTAACCATCCGCCATTACTTCAACACTTGCCACGCCCGCCAAGGCAACCCCACATGGACCTGGTTGGTCACCGCATTGCTGTTCCTTGGCATCATCATCCTGTCGACCTTTGGTTTGGAAAACGAAGGCGACGCCGAGGACCAGGCAGCTCTGCGGGGCACTGCATTGGTGATGGCCCAGACCGAGGGTTTTGAAGAGGTTCATGAGCTGGTGCTGGGGCGCTGCTCCATGTGCCATGCGCGCGAACCATTTTGGGACGGCATCCGCCGCGCGCCCAAGGGGATACTATTGGAAACCGAAGCTGACGTTGCCCGGCAGGCCGATGCGATTTACCTGCATGCTGGTGTAACCGATGCGATGCCGCCTGCCAACGTGACGTTCATGGAACCCGAAGACCGGGCCGCCATCCGTCGCTGGTTTCGCGCAGCCCAGATGTAA
- a CDS encoding LysR family transcriptional regulator translates to MSYLDNIRTFVRVYELGSMSAAGRDLRISPAVTSARISQLEDYLGVRLFQRTTRNLTATEQGKAYYSGAVTILETVDAAEAKVMHLTEVPRGSLFIAAPLGAGRRLVAPKVPDFLAEYPEMSIRMRLTDRSVDLTTEGLDLAFFLGQPEDSNLRIRKITDCQRVLCASPDYVARQGMPENGADLISGTHACLNLRYPGAAEFQWMLDTPEGPKRYAVSGRYECDDGDVLTDWALTGQGIALKPVFEVAEHICEGRLIPVATQTPPVPVQMACLYTHRRHQDPKTRLFMDFMTENMARSIREAEARVAKMVSRP, encoded by the coding sequence ATGTCCTATCTTGATAACATTCGGACCTTTGTAAGGGTCTATGAACTTGGCTCGATGTCGGCGGCCGGCCGGGACTTGCGCATTTCGCCGGCGGTCACCTCGGCACGGATATCGCAACTTGAGGATTATCTTGGGGTCCGTCTGTTCCAGCGCACCACTCGCAATCTGACCGCAACTGAGCAGGGCAAGGCATATTATAGCGGTGCGGTGACGATACTGGAGACGGTGGATGCCGCCGAGGCAAAAGTTATGCACCTGACCGAGGTGCCGCGCGGCTCGTTGTTTATTGCCGCGCCTTTGGGGGCTGGGCGCCGATTGGTGGCACCAAAAGTGCCGGATTTCCTGGCCGAGTATCCCGAAATGAGCATTCGGATGCGTTTGACAGATCGGTCGGTGGACCTGACCACCGAAGGATTGGATCTGGCCTTCTTCCTGGGTCAGCCCGAAGATAGCAATCTGAGAATCCGCAAGATCACCGACTGTCAGCGGGTGCTTTGTGCGTCGCCAGACTATGTGGCGCGGCAGGGCATGCCTGAGAATGGTGCAGATCTAATCAGTGGCACTCATGCCTGTCTGAATCTGAGATATCCCGGTGCAGCGGAGTTCCAATGGATGCTGGACACCCCAGAAGGCCCTAAGCGATATGCAGTTTCAGGGCGATATGAGTGTGATGACGGCGACGTTCTGACAGACTGGGCGTTGACCGGCCAGGGTATTGCACTGAAACCGGTGTTCGAAGTGGCGGAGCATATTTGTGAGGGTCGGCTGATCCCGGTGGCGACACAAACGCCTCCGGTGCCGGTTCAGATGGCTTGCCTGTATACACACCGTCGCCATCAGGACCCTAAAACCCGTCTATTCATGGACTTTATGACCGAGAACATGGCTCGGAGCATTCGTGAAGCCGAGGCTCGCGTTGCAAAGATGGTCTCCCGCCCCTGA